The Dysidea avara chromosome 13, odDysAvar1.4, whole genome shotgun sequence genome includes a region encoding these proteins:
- the LOC136242394 gene encoding uncharacterized protein: protein MGSCCCRKADYVHHSEHDMSETIEKLEPVEFVSIADTLETGDLCLLYRKGLEQPHYAMFVVYEDLVDHPPLLLLKGKTKPLPLSNFDSDHRHVRITSANTRIFYGDYEKVTICRLRKDKIIPGIKVDKATDVVRETEFHKDELEVIKDPNLSDTSRSQHVCTFMLAHIMSQLGYLTVEPHKVRPDSFLNHLVLDEPISIKIPETRKGPLCTGSPPLLAKLIDGIKPSPDVVTVKYDDIADKLETGDLVLFSGATSSGAIIKLFDNAEFSHIGLVIRRPNNSAPLLWEASTNLAGLVDVETGKVTQGVELLPLREKVFSGWYNRVAIRRLTVSKEEREKMTTLLCKFMKGIGERPYEQHKLQLIRSALDFHQDYFTFLKNEEEDLSSLFCSELVAAAYQRMGLLEFDKTSEHYKTSNEYTPDDFTSRRDEKLSLKYGELSKEIYIEMKTHRKRNPLMSMVHV, encoded by the exons ATGGGGAGCTGTTGTTGCAGAAAAGCAGACTATGTCCACCACAGTGAACATGACATGTCAGAAACCATAGAAAAGCTGGAGCCAGTTGAGTTTGTATCAATAGCTGACACACTTGAAACTGGAGATTTGTGTTTGCTGTATCGTAAAGGATTAGAACAACCACATTATGCCATGTTTGTGGTGTATGAAGATCTTGTTGATCATCCTCCCTTGTTGCTGCTGAAAGGGAAGACCAAGCCGTTACCTCTCAGTAACTTTGATTCGGATCATCGTCATGTACGCATCACCTCTGCTAATACCAGGATCTTTTATGGTGACTATGAAAAGGTCACTATTTGTAGGCTAAGGAAGGATAAAATCATACCTGGAATCAAGGTAGACAAAGCCACTGATGTGGTGAGAGAAACTGAGTTTCATAAAGATGAACTTGAAGTTATCAAGGATCCTAATTTGAGTGACACATCACGTAGCCAACATGTATGCACTTTCATGCTTGCTCACATCATGTCACAACTTGGCTACTTGACTGTTGAACCACACAAGGTCAGACCAGATAGTTTCCTAAATCACCTCGTCCTTGATGAGCCCATCTCTATCAAAATACCAGAAACTAGAAAAGGTCCACTCTGTACAGGTTCACCACCTTTGTTAGCCAAACTAAT TGACGGGATTAAACCATCTCCTGATGTTGTGACAGTGAAATACGATGACATTGCTGACAAGCTGGAAACAGGTGACCTGGTGTTATTCTCTGGTGCAACTTCCAGTGGTGCCATCATCAAACTGTTTGATAATGCAGAGTTCTCTCACATTGGATTA GTGATTAGGAGACCAAACAATTCTGCTCCGTTACTATGGGAGGCAAGCACCAATCTAGcag GGCTGGTGGATGTTGAGACTGGGAAGGTCACTCAAGGAGTTGAGCTGTTGCCATTGAGGGAGAAAGTATTTTCTGGTTGGTATAACAGAGTTGCAATCCGTCGGTTAACTGTATCTAAGGAGGAAAGAGAAAAGATGACAACACTGCTCTGTAAGTTTATGAAAGGAATTGGTGAACGTCCATATGAGCAGCATAAGTTGCAACTAATTCGTTCAGCCCTTGATTTTCATCAAGATTATTTTACGTTCCTGAAAAATGAAGAAGAGGATCTCTCCAGTTTGTTTTGTTCAGAGTTGGTAGCTGCAGCTTACCAGCGCATGGGACTACTGGAGTTTGACAAGACTTCAGAACACTACAAAACTTCCAATGAATATACACCAGATGATTTCACAAGTCGCAGAGATGAGAAACTAAGTTTGAAATATGGTGAACTGAGCAAGGAAATCTACATTGAAATGAAAACACATCGTAAAAGGAACCCACTGATGA
- the LOC136242011 gene encoding formimidoyltransferase-cyclodeaminase-like — MARAVLCVPNFSEGRNKDVMDSISKAISETPGCSLLDISAGESTNRSVYTFAGTPEAVVLGALNSAKVAHQLIDMSKHEGEHPAIGAMDVCPFVPISGVTMEECVQCSQEFGQQLAKELGVPVYLYEHSSDKTYRKTLPDIREGEYKGLSKKLEKPEWEPDFGPAKFVSSWGATVTGARDPLVAYNVNLLGTKQQANRIALDIREIGRGPKQPGTLKHCRAIGWYLEERDIAQVSINLTCPSVTPLHVAYEECVKQAKVLNLPVIGSEIVGLVPLQLMLAAADYYIQRDNLFIAHEHQKIMLAVDRLGLNQLGEFDANNKIIEYKMQLKKDGKLVGSTVRQFVERVAARSTTPGGGSVSACIAAMGAALGAMVGWMTYGYKKFESVDMVMRKAIPPLNDVTQKLLPLIDMDSEAYTSYVEATKLPHRTEEEKAKRNAAMDVGLKKAADVPMSIIRIANQCWPHLVSLAEHGNIACKSDLQVGCKALLTGIQGAFLNVQINLKDIKDQDYCSKIMTEANEAMQTAEKLCTEVLARLDECSTK; from the exons ATGGCTCGTGCGGTGTTGTGTGTACCGAATTTTTCAGAAGGAAGAAACAAGGATGTAATGGATAGTATATCTAAAGCGATATCTGAGACACCCGGTTGTTCGCTACTTGATATTTCCGCTGGCGAATCTACAAACAGAAGCGTGTATACTTTTGCAGGCACCCCAGAAGCTGTTGTACTAGGCGCGCTTAATAGCGCCAAGGTGGCCCACCAGCTCATAGACATGAGTAAACACGAAG GAGAACATCCAGCAATTGGAGCAATGGACGTGTGTCCATTTGTGCCTATTAGTGGAGTGACAATGGAGGAGTGTGTACAGTGCTCTCAAGAGTTTGGTCAACAACTTGCTAAGGAGTTAGGTGTCCCAGTCTACCTGTATGAACATTCTTCTGATAAGACCTACCGTAAGACGTTACCAGATATCAGAGAAGGAGAGTATAAAGGACTGTCTAAAAAG TTGGAGAAACCAGAATGGGAACCTGATTTTGGTCCTGCCAAGTTTGTATCAAGCTGGGGTGCCACGGTGACTGGTGCAAGGGATCCCCTGGTAGCATATAATGTCAACTTGTTAGGCACAAAGCAGCAAGCTAACCGGATAGCACTGGACATCAGAGAGATTGGGCGAGGACCTAAACAG CCTGGCACCTTGAAACACTGTCGTGCCATTGGCTGGTATTTGGAGGAAAGAGATATAGCACAAGTCTCTATCAACCTTACCTGTCCTTCTGTCACTCCACTACATGTAGCTTATGAGGAGTGTGTCAAGCAGGCTAAG GTGCTAAATCTTCCTGTGATTGGTTCAGAAATAGTTGGTCTTGTTCCACTCCAACTGATGCTTGCAGCAGCCGACTACTACATACAGAGGgacaacttgtttatagctCATGAACACCAGAAGATTATGCTAGCAGTGGATAGGCTTGGGCTAAACCAGCTGGGAGAGTTTGACGCAAACAACAAGATCATTGAGTACAAAATGCAGTTGAAGAAGGACGGGAAACTGGTTGGGTCTACCGTGAGGCAGTTTGTAGAACGAGTTGCTGCTCGGAGTACGACCCCTGGTGGGGGTAGTGTGAGTGCCTGCATCGCTGCCATG GGTGCTGCATTGGGAGCGATGGTTGGCTGGATGACGTATGGCTACAAAAAGTTTGAATCTGTTGACATGGTAATGAGAAAGGCCATACCACCTCTGAATGATGTCACCCAGAAATTACTTCCTCTAATAGACATGGACTCTGAGGCTTACACTAGTTATGTGGAAGCTACTAAACTGCCTCACAGAACTGAAGAAGAAAAGGCAAA GAGAAATGCTGCAATGGATGTTGGTCTAAAAAAAGCTGCTGATGTTCCCATGTCCATCATTAGAATAGCCAACCAGTGCTGGCCACACCTTGTCAGTTTAGCAGAGCATGGAAACATCGCCTGCAAGTCAGATCTGCAG GTCGGCTGCAAGGCTTTGTTGACTGGGATACAGGGAGCCTTCCTCAATGTACAAATCAACCTCAAAGATATCAAGGATCAGGATTACTGCTCAAAG ATTATGACAGAAGCAAATGAAGCTATGCAAACAGCAGAGAAATTGTGCACAGAGGTGCTTGCTAGACTGGACGAATGTTCTACCAAGTAG
- the LOC136242008 gene encoding disks large-associated protein 5-like, with product MERQGVYKYQANAEFKRGLRSKAVETRRKDKRRETMMRNRRIPLEEKTESNVPAQKEIVTKKTTAPKGSDRLQKLREWQEKRNCLKEQDKKKQPKPFYAGSTNILCTVKSADTVNSKPLTRLQMKNATKAFSTTQNQQPKKQTKPNGAQGVVPKKQKDTVKERNPPVIKDRKNPTNKPPPPEQKKSKAIQTKKVQPNNKDNSKAKPVVEHQIDEAWISTAKKPKKAVTGIDFEKAFQTDKVLSPFRFGNSGIIQSPKFTFNMKATVGSNTAYITRSRGCPPSPLCFHYKAAEDLMKTPQQEMSEEVLPLDSLATVKRNAFQDPNSVNCNDISVPLQPSKQEKVMHNSDSGNARDSSGSSSSDGDDSGSEDKGNQADNKDAKTEGEHQVVSEDSSAMLVSGVAGAVPKSPEVQRFKDLHSMTVSRLTELCVIWEKKIDELNSSASSNNEEVLGQIRTAIGQAQLLVNKKLKQFLGLCHSAEDDSAERKTTPDDLQGFWDMVSCQVDDVNMKFSKLDDLEKNGWVIQEVVPRKKPVKKVRAAVASKRKVETEMTEEQKRRLAEQREKRAAARNRLKEMKAAAKKDSTNTMQEDDAMHTTEDSVFDEVISSVAVLEVTTPKKKKIDDTCSLVTHVRRSTRKTPSKYRRRSTVSRSSCSEEETVVLKQNKALQNTNLIFFDSPSEKHQQSTSSVEQPSGYDFSQFIIPPSPSKTGCLQPVKCTLMSEDSLGHSSGYDAPSS from the exons ATGGAGAGACAAGGAGTGTACAAGTATCAGGCCAACGCCGAATTCAAGAGAGGATTAAGAAGTAAGGCAGTGGAGACTAGGCGTAAAGATAAGAGGCGAGAAACCATGATGCGTAACAGGCGCATACCATTAGAAGAGAAAACGGAATCGAATGTACCTGCCCAGAAAGAAATAG TAACGAAGAAAACTACTGCGCCCAAAGGCTCTGACAGATTACAAAAGTTACGCGAATGGCAAGAGAAAAGGAACTGCTTGAAGGAACAAGATAAGAAGAAACAGCCCAAACCATTCTACGCTGGAAGCACTAATATACTATGTACCGTCAAGTCAGCCGATACAGTTAACAGTAAGCCACTGACAAGACTTCAAATGAAGAATGCTACCAAAGCTTTCTCAACCACTCAAAATCAACAGCCCAAGAAGCAAACTAAACCTAATGGTGCTCAAG GTGTAGTACCAAAGAAACAGAAGGATACAGTCAAAGAAAGAAACCCACCTGTGATTAAAGATAGAAAGAACCCTACAAATAAACCTCCTCCGCCTGAACAAAAGAAGTCAAAAGCAATTCAGACGAAGAAAGTGCAACCTAACAATAAGGACAATTCAAAGGCAAAACCAGTGGTAGAACATCAGATTGATGAGGCTTGGATTTCCACTGCTAAGAAGCCTAAAAAAGCTGTGACTGGCATAGATTTTGAAAAGGCATTTCAAACTGATAAGGTGCTTAGTCCATTTCGATTTGGTAACAGTGGTATAATTCAGTCGCCAAAATTTACTTTCAACATGAAAGCAACAGTTGGCAGCAACACCGCATATATCACCAGATCAAGAGGCTGTCCGCCTAGTCCTCTATGCTTTCACTACAAAGCGGCTGAAGATTTAATGAAAACACCACAGCAAGAAATGAGCGAGGAAGTTCTTCCCTTGGACTCGCTGGCAACAGTAAAGCGCAATGCTTTCCAAGATCCAAACAGTGTCAATTGTAATGATATTTCTGTTCCACTTCAACCTTCCAAGCAAGAAAAAGTTATGCATAATTCTGACTCAGGGAATGCTAGAGACAGTAGTGGTAGCAGCAGCAGTGATGGAGATGACTCTGGGTCAGAGGACAAAGGAAATCAGGCCGATAACAAGGACGCTAAGACAGAAGGCGAGCACCAAGTAGTAAGCGAGGACTCATCAGCTATGCTTGTTAGTGGAGTTGCGGGTGCCGTGCCAAAGTCTCCAGAAGTGCAGCGATTCAAAGACCTTCATTCCATGACTGTAAGTCGGTTAACAGAGCTCTGTGTGATATGGGAGAAGAAGATCGATGAACTGAACAGTTCAGCTTCATCTAATAATGAGGAAG TTCTTGGACAGATTAGAACTGCCATTGGACAGGCACAGCTGTTGGTAAATAAGAAATTGAAGCAATTCCTGGGACTTTGTCACAGTGCTGAG GATGACAGTGCTGAGAGGAAGACTACTCCTGATGATTTGCAAGGCTTCTGGGATATGGTGTCATGTCAAGTTGACGATGTCAATATGAAGTTTTCCAAACTTGATGATCTTGAGAAAAATGGTTGGGTAATACAGGAGGTTGTGCCCAGGAAGAAACCTGTGAAG AAAGTGCGAGCAGCTGTTGCTAGTAAGAGGAAAGTGGAGACTGAGATGACAGAAGAACAGAAGCGGCGTCTTGCTGAGCAGAGAGAGAAAAGGGCTGCAGCAAGAAATCGTCTTAAAGAAATGAAGGCTGCTGCCAAAAAGGACAGCACCAATACGATGCAGGAAGATGATGCTATGCATACAACCGAGGACAGTGTGTTTGACGAGGTCATATCATCTGTGGCTGTGCTTGAAGTTACCACACCCAAAAAGAAAAAGA TTGATGACACCTGCAGTCTGGTCACCCATGTCCGACGCTCAACACGTAAAACACCCAGCAAATATCGTCGCAGGTCGACAGTTAGCCGGAGTTCTTGTTCAGAAGAAGAAACAGTTGTATTAAAACAAAACAAG GCTCTGCAAAATACAAATTTGATATTTTTCGATTCCCCATCGGAGAAGCACCAGCAGTCAACATCATCAGTGGAGCAGCCATCTGGTTATGATTTTAGTCAGTTTATTATCCCACCTAGTCCCAGTAAAACAGGCTGCCTGCAGCCTGTGAAGTGTACATTGATGAGTGAAGACTCCCTGGGACATTCAAGTGGCTATGATGCTCCGTCTAGCTAA
- the LOC136242393 gene encoding uncharacterized protein — MLGNFKIVHSNGIVRLIYFVETVLLFWSRLQKLRSRSAKYPILTTIYYTLLGYAVLNSFVTELPSNTDHTQDHTNVSPASAILQSLNYIRLLACGDWTALSQDALLLFVQNKLLDMGGLFSRRRERAASQQQQQRPGSGDATTTEEGPAPVDFVSVADTLKTGDLCLMYRKGSEHPHYAMFVVYEDLHEQPPLLLLKGKTKPMPLDKFEKTQRHVRIISASTRIFYGDYEKVVIRRLIKDKIIPGAQVDQVADTVRQLEFHEDELKIIEDKSLSDDSRSHYVCTFMVAHVMSRLEQYKGEPHQARPKTFLDGLSLGELISINLPETRMGPLSTGSPPFLAKLIDGIMPPSNVKTVPFNELAKTLNTGDIVLFTGATSSGAVIRLFDNAEFSHVGLVLRRKINAAPLLWEASTNRAGLVDIETGKVSQGVELLPFKEKIFSGWYSRVAVRRLKVSDEEREKMTKLLLEFKKEMIDRPYEKKKLELIRSALDFHEDFLTFLKNEDEDLSSVFCSELVAAAYQRMGLLPFDQDCKTSNEYTPDDFTSSRDDQLNLQYGELEEEVYVEMKF, encoded by the exons ATGTTAGGGAATTTCAAAATAGTACACTCAAATGGAATAGTTCGACTAATTTACTTCGTGGAAACCGTGTTACTTTTCTGGAGTAGATTGCAGAAACTTCGTTCTCGGTCTGCCAAGTACCCAATACTTACTACGATCTACTATACCTTGTTGGGATACGCTGTTTTGAATTCTTTTGTTACTGAGTTGCCGAGCAACACAGACCACACTCAAGACCACACTAATGTGTCGCCGGCGAGCGCCATTTTACAATCTTTGAATTACATTCGTTTATTGGcctgtggtgactggactgcTCTATCACAAGACGCTCTGCTACTATTTGTTCAAAACAA GTTATTAGATATGGGAGGTCTATTTAGTCGTAGACGTGAAAGAGCGGCTTCTCAGCAACAGCAACAACGACCTGGTTCCGGGGATGCTACTACCACTGAAGAAGGCCCTGCACCAGTTgattttgtttctgtagctgATACACTTAAAACTGGAGATTTGTGCTTGATGTATCGTAAGGGATCAGAACATCCTCACTATGCCATGTTTGTGGTGTATGAAGATCTCCACGAGCAGCCACCATTGTTGCTGCTGAAGGGAAAGACCAAGCCAATGCCCCTTGATAAGTTTGAGAAGACTCAACGGCATGTGCGCATCATTTCTGCAAGCACTCGGATATTCTATGGTGACTATGAAAAGGTTGTGATTCGTAGACTGATAAAGGATAAGATCATACCTGGAGCTCAAGTGGACCAAGTCGCAGACACAGTCAGACAATTGGAGTTTCATGAAGATGAGCTAAAAATTATCGAAGACAAGAGTTTGAGTGATGACTCGCGTAGTCACTATGTGTGTACCTTCATGGTTGCCCATGTCATGTCCCGGCTGGAGCAGTACAAAGGCGAACCTCACCAAGCCAGACCAAAGACTTTCCTTGATGGTCTGAGCCTTGGTGAACTGATATCCATTAATCTGCCTGAGACCAGAATGGGACCCTTATCAACCGGCTCCCCACCATTCCTAGCCAAACTGAT TGATGGTATCATGCCACCCTCGAATGTCAAGACCGTGCCATTTAATGAGCTAGCCAAGACACTCAATACTGGAGACATAGTGCTGTTCACTGGTGCTACCTCAAGTGGTGCTGTCATCAGACTGTTTGACAATGCTGAGTTCTCACATGTTGGACTT GTTCTTAGGAGGAAAATAAATGCTGCTCCTTTGCTATGGGAAGCCAGCACAAATCGAGCAG GGCTGGTAGATATTGAGACTGGAAAAGTCAGCCAAGGAGTCGAGTTGCTACCATTTAAAGAGAAGATTTTCTCTGGCTGGTACAGCCGTGTGGCTGTCCGTCGGCTCAAAGTCAGTGATGAAGAGAGAGAAAAAATGACAAAGCTTCTTCTGGAGTTCAAAAAGGAGATGATTGATCGTCCATATGAAAAGAAGAAGCTGGAGTTGATCCGCTCAGCTTTAGACTTTCACGAGGACTTCCTCACCTTCCTGAAGAATGAAGATGAAGATCTTTCTAGTGTATTTTGTTCAGAGTTAGTCGCTGCAGCTTACCAGAGAATGGGTCTCCTACCATTTGACCAGGACTGCAAGACTTCCAACGAGTATACTCCAGATGACTTCACAAGCAGTCGAGATGACCAATTAAACCTTCAGTATGGGGAACTGGAAGAAGAAGTATATGTAGAAATGAAGTTCTAA
- the LOC136242012 gene encoding inositol monophosphatase 3-like, whose amino-acid sequence MVKMSDVKINRPAVIFVVVFILLIFFYVFSGRISVWKNEETVKISEILSAAIDLAKQGGKKVVEIRNSDNVDFNQLSKGKTKEGKDEFVTAGDHKSHEIITSGLKAGWPTLKYQSEETDNVIVQSLVPHKHNREVNRVLDRDEEVPLSEVLVWIDPLDATQEYTEGKTDKSLLKYVTVMVCVVVKDIPVAGVIYQAFEEKMYWGWVGHGTSDSVHELLEQRKQQMTKEGSVNIVISRSHSGDAKKFISTAFPDSGNTKATVDEAAGSGYKVLEVLRGADDVYFHLTLIKKWDLCAGNALLYAVHGNMTTRNGDAIDYSFQGNPKNEHGVVATLEKHGYFVNKLKK is encoded by the coding sequence ATGGTGAAAATGTCCGACGTCAAGATTAACAGGCCTGCAGTAATCTTCGTGGTCGTATTTATCCTACTAATATTCTTTTATGTGTTCTCGGGACGAATATCAGTATGGAAAAATGAAGAAACGGTCAAAATATCAGAGATTCTGTCAGCAGCGATTGATCTTGCAAAGCAAGGTGGCAAAAAAGTGGTGGAAATTCGAAACAGTGACAATGTCGATTTTAACCAACTATCAAAGGGCAAAACCAAGGAAGGTAAAGATGAGTTCGTCACTGCTGGTGACCACAAATCACACGAAATCATCACTTCTGGCCTTAAGGCTGGGTGGCCAACTTTAAAATACCAGTCAGAAGAAACTGACAACGTTATTGTACAGTCACTTGTCCCTCACAAGCACAACAGAGAAGTGAATAGAGTATTAGACCGTGATGAAGAGGTTCCACTTAGTGAGGTTCTTGTTTGGATTGACCCATTGGATGCCACGCAGGAATATACTGAAGGGAAAACTGACAAGTCACTTTTGAAGTATGTTACAGTGATGGTATGTGTTGTTGTGAAGGACATCCCTGTGGCTGGTGTCATATACCAGGCATTCGAGGAGAAGATGTACTGGGGCTGGGTTGGTCATGGTACATCAGACTCCGTCCATGAACTGTTGGAGCAAaggaagcagcagatgacaaaAGAAGGATCTGTAAATATAGTCATATCACGTTCACACAGTGGGGATGCTAAGAAATTTATTTCTACAGCATTTCCCGACTCCGGCAACACAAAAGCAACTGTAGATGAAGCAGCAGGATCTGGTTATAAGGTGCTGGAAGTCTTAAGAGGAGCTGATGATGTTTACTTCCATTTAACGCTGATCAAGAAGTGGGACCTGTGTGCGGGTAATGCCTTGCTCTATGCAGTTCATGGTAACATGACAACAAGAAATGGGGACGCCATAGATTACAGTTTTCAGGGAAATCCAAAGAATGAACATGGTGTAGTGGCTACCTTGGAAAAACATGGCTATTTTGTGAATAAGTTGAAGAAGTAA